In Pseudomonadota bacterium, one DNA window encodes the following:
- a CDS encoding MlaE family lipid ABC transporter permease subunit has product MNVVTSTQQVGSFVIDTTEQWGRSWIFLYRTAVALLKPPYRPYLYLTQMLQIGVGSTLVIALIGLFTGAVLAVQGEYTLSKFGATAYTGPAVALSLIRELGPVLTALMVIGRAGSAITAEIGIMRITEQIDALRSMAVDPIKYLMAPRLAAGIIAMPLLCGIFNVVGIFGGYIVGVGLLGLSSGTFMSQIISAVGLVDIYSGFIKATVFGLIFGWISCYKGYTCGFGAHGVNKATTQSVVTASVAVLIVDYFLTSVLTRLFMK; this is encoded by the coding sequence ATGAACGTCGTCACCAGCACACAACAGGTCGGATCCTTCGTCATAGACACTACTGAGCAATGGGGCCGCTCCTGGATCTTCCTCTACCGCACAGCCGTGGCGCTATTAAAGCCCCCGTATAGGCCATACTTATACCTCACCCAGATGCTACAGATCGGGGTAGGATCAACGCTCGTAATAGCCCTCATCGGTCTCTTTACCGGTGCTGTGCTGGCGGTGCAGGGCGAGTATACCCTTTCAAAGTTCGGCGCTACCGCCTATACCGGCCCAGCCGTTGCGCTTAGTCTTATTAGGGAGCTCGGCCCAGTCTTGACCGCCCTGATGGTTATCGGTCGGGCCGGTTCCGCCATTACCGCAGAGATCGGAATAATGCGCATAACCGAGCAGATCGACGCGCTGCGCTCCATGGCGGTAGATCCGATTAAGTACCTTATGGCACCCCGTCTTGCGGCCGGTATTATCGCCATGCCCCTCTTATGCGGCATCTTTAACGTAGTTGGAATCTTTGGGGGATACATCGTTGGCGTCGGATTACTGGGCTTAAGCTCTGGAACGTTTATGAGTCAGATCATCTCCGCAGTTGGTTTGGTTGATATCTACTCAGGATTTATTAAAGCTACGGTTTTTGGTTTAATCTTCGGGTGGATCAGCTGTTACAAGGGCTACACCTGCGGCTTTGGTGCGCACGGCGTAAACAAAGCAACTACTCAGTCAGTGGTGACCGCCTCGGTTGCGGTGCTAATCGTTGATTACTTCCTGACCAGCGTACTGACCCGCTTATTCATGAAGTAA
- a CDS encoding RlmE family RNA methyltransferase translates to MKITQKSLSRSSFQIVGNANAVPFMLSAPNPAKVKGMSSEYNRKDPLYLKAKEEGYRSRAAYKLKELQQSLKIIQNGGHVLDVGAWPGGWTQVALELVGPRGTVTAIDLQALAPLDDPRCNLLVGDARDIGELLGTSEPRFDAVISDMSAKLTGIKEADQAAAVGSAELALYVAQNMLKSGGSFVVKVFKGGEVEGFVKSTRPMFNKLVRSELKSSRNTSNEFYIIGLGFKR, encoded by the coding sequence GTGAAAATCACTCAGAAATCACTGAGTCGTTCGAGTTTTCAAATAGTTGGCAACGCAAACGCCGTTCCCTTTATGCTTTCCGCCCCAAATCCTGCTAAGGTGAAGGGAATGTCGTCTGAGTACAATCGAAAGGATCCCCTCTATCTAAAAGCCAAGGAGGAGGGCTATCGCTCGCGCGCCGCCTACAAGCTTAAAGAGTTGCAACAGTCCCTTAAGATTATTCAAAACGGTGGGCATGTGCTCGATGTTGGCGCCTGGCCGGGTGGCTGGACACAGGTTGCGCTTGAGCTCGTTGGCCCCCGTGGTACCGTTACCGCAATAGATCTACAGGCCCTTGCTCCGCTAGACGATCCACGCTGCAACCTTCTGGTTGGAGATGCGCGCGACATAGGGGAGCTTCTAGGTACATCAGAGCCACGCTTCGATGCCGTTATCTCCGATATGTCTGCAAAGCTAACGGGGATTAAGGAGGCCGATCAGGCCGCCGCCGTGGGGTCTGCCGAGCTGGCTCTCTATGTTGCTCAAAATATGTTGAAGAGCGGGGGGAGCTTCGTCGTCAAGGTATTTAAGGGTGGGGAGGTTGAGGGGTTTGTCAAATCAACCAGGCCAATGTTTAATAAGCTTGTACGGTCAGAGTTAAAGTCATCGCGCAACACCTCGAACGAATTCTATATAATCGGTCTCGGATTTAAACGTTAA